The proteins below come from a single Papaver somniferum cultivar HN1 chromosome 11, ASM357369v1, whole genome shotgun sequence genomic window:
- the LOC113323778 gene encoding uncharacterized protein LOC113323778, with protein MITITDLCCYQCQIQPLVTLKPFHISRPGNPLKNVKKLRFSLNQKRNVAIEASNTNSRKRYAPNDRKKREEKPVEEGIPIDQVKTLVKFKSRYNYIRVIEVSRRADHPFAGSRLLLLDAPGNIHSVSFIFKLLTETYFDVFATFPPILPPGGGPLGILGFGAGSAARIILKLYPEVIIHGWELDPSVISVGREYFSLLKLENDNPDRLFINIGDALNASVRDGFSGILVDLFCKGSVIPQLQDSTTWEKLKASLRKGGRIMVNVGGSCIEAEDSSIDGKMVMEKTLNAMYKVFPGKIFVLSLGRRKEDSSIALTGDLPHLDSWRLLLPASLRGYVKMWTPFNGVQ; from the coding sequence ATGATTACCATTACTGATTTATGTTGTTACCAATGCCAAATTCAACCGTTGGTTACTCTCAAACCATTTCACATCTCCCGCCCCGGCAATCCCTTGAAAAACGTTAAGAAGCTCAGATTCTCACTTAATCAGAAGAGGAATGTTGCTATTGAAGCATCAAATACGAATTCGCGGAAACGATACGCACCAAATGAtcgaaagaaaagagaagaaaagccGGTAGAAGAAGGAATTCCGATTGATCAAGTTAAAACCCTAGTCAAATTTAAATCAAGATACAATTACATTCGTGTTATAGAAGTATCGAGAAGAGCTGATCATCCATTTGCAGGTTCAAGATTACTTCTATTAGACGCACCAGGAAACATCCACAGTGTATCATTCATTTTCAAATTACTCACAGAAACATATTTCGATGTTTTTGCTACATTCCCCCCAATTTTGCCTCCAGGAGGAGGTCCATTAGGAATTCTAGGGTTTGGAGCTGGTTCAGCTGCAAGAATCATTTTGAAATTATATCCAGAAGTCATAATTCATGGATGGGAACTCGATCCATCTGTTATTTCAGTAGGTAGAGAGTATTTTAGTCTTTTGAAGCTCGAGAACGATAACCCAGATCGGCTTTTTATTAACATTGGTGATGCTTTAAATGCTAGTGTTAGAGATGGTTTCTCAGGGATTTTGGTTGATTTGTTCTGTAAAGGGAGTGTGATTCCTCAACTTCAAGATTCAACAACTTGGGAGAAACTGAAAGCTAGTTTGAGGAAAGGGGGGAGGATTATGGTTAATGTTGGAGGGAGCTGTATTGAAGCTGAAGATTCCAGTATCGATGGGAAAATGGTTATGGAAAAGACGTTGAATGCTATGTATAAAGTTTTTCCGGGGAAAATTTTTGTTTTGAGTCTTGGGAGGAGGAAAGAAGATAGTTCAATTGCTTTAACCGGTGATTTACCTCATCTGGATTCATGGAGATTACTGTTACCGGCTTCACTGAGAGGTTATGTCAAAATGTGGACTCCTTTTAATGGGGTACAATGA
- the LOC113323777 gene encoding caskin-2-like: MESRREAILSADTNEELNQLKELLAKRDDGRGLANAARNIKDDDGVGIVHFAAREGKLDILRYLIEELGLDVNTKDKNGESPLLNATMCGDMNTVEYLLGKGADPETSNFKGYTPLHGAALKGYTDIVTKLLSRGVNVNALCENGTPLDMAVNFDQFEAAQVLLDHNANPNLTCGHSFTPLTGSIISGFLRFVEPLLEAGADPDGGSHGETPLTAAATDGLTEIIKRLIQAGANPDITNRFGLTPLEIAALYGYYDVVEILFPVTSRIPEYIDWSIGGVIAHVQSDQFKEQRELKVKEKFQEAKLSGADAFKKQDYCKAVVCYSLRYSDAEKAFLAGLELSPNSQELKDAYRKAVEAQTMAVFDSLNLSER; encoded by the exons ATGGAATCAAGACGTGAAGCTATTCTCAGTGCGGATACTAACGAAGAACTTAACCAACTCAAGG AATTACTTGCAAAACGTGATGATGGAAGAGGACTAGCAAACGCAGCGAGGAATATTAAAGATGATGATGGAGTAGGAATTGTTCACTTTGCTGCTAGGGAAGGAAAGTTAGATATTCTCAGATACTTGATTGAGGAATTAGGACTTGATGTCAATACCAAAGATAAAAATG GTGAATCCCCATTGTTAAATGCAACAATGTGTGGAGATATGAACACTGTTGAATATCTACTTGGAAAGGGTGCTGATCCTGAGACATCGAACTTCAAAGGTTATACTCCTTTGCATGGCGCTGCTTTGAAAG GATACACGGATATAGTTACCAAATTACTCTCAAGAGGTGTTAATGTAAATGCTTTATGTGAAAATGGCACACCCCTAGATATGGCTGTTAATTTCGACCAATTTGAGGCGGCGCAGGTTTTGTTGGATCACAATGCAAAC CCTAATTTAACTTGTGGCCATTCGTTTACACCACTGACAGGATCTATTATATCTGGATTTTTACGTTTCGTTGAGCCTTTACTTGAG GCTGGTGCTGACCCAGATGGTGGATCACATGGAGAAACGCCTTTGACAGCTGCGGCAACAGATGGGCTAACAGAAATTATCAAGCGTTTAATTCAAGCTGGTGCTAATCCAGATATCACAAATAGA tTTGGACTCACACCATTAGAAATTGCGGCGCTCTATGGTTATTATGATGTTGTTGAGATTCTTTTCCCTGTTACTTCTCGTATTCCGGAATATATTGACTGGAGCATTGGTGGAGTAATTGCACATGTACAGTCTGATCAATTTAAGGAACAG AGGGAGCTGAAAGTCAAGGAGAAGTTTCAAGAGGCGAAGTTAAGTGGCGCAGATGCATTCAAGAAACAGGACTACTGTAAGGCAGTGGTTTGCTACTCACTG AGGTACAGTGATGCAGAAAAAGCCTTCCTCGCCGGTTTAGAGTTGAGTCCTAATAGTCAAGAGCTCAAAGATGCATACAG GAAAGCTGTTGAAGCTCAGACCATGGCGGTTTTCGACTCCTTGAACTTATCTGAGCGTTGA
- the LOC113320234 gene encoding ankyrin-1-like, whose amino-acid sequence MESRRRAILSAASSGELNRLKELLAKCDDGRGLANTARNVKDDDGAGVIHFAAAKGHLNVVEYLIEELGLDVNTKDEKGESPMLLATIGGNMNTVDYLLKKGADLKMANNVGYSPLHWAAKKGYTEILTRLLSRGADVNVLSDNGTPLREASGQPEAVKILLDHNANPNLVSSRLLTPLMGSIVSLLPQSLRCVELLLEAGADPNVGSYGETPLIAAANDGSTEIIKRLIQAGANPEVTNYLGLTPLEIAALIGNHHGVEILFPVTSRISGYIDWSASGVIAHVQSDQAKEQRKLKAKEKFHEAKLSGTDAFKKQDYFKAIVCYSQANNFDPYDTNVLSNRSMSWARVKEGQKALEDANECILLRPDWPKAYYRAGVAYNLLKRYSDAEKAFLAGLELSPNNQELKDAYRKAVEAQK is encoded by the exons ATGGAATCAAGACGTAGAGCTATTCTCAGTGCGGCTTCTAGCGGTGAACTTAACCGACTCAAGG AATTACTTGCAAAATGTGATGATGGAAGAGGACTAGCAAACACAGCGAGGAATGTTAAAGATGATGATGGAGCAGGAGTTATTCACTTTGCTGCTGCAAAAGGGCACTTAAATGTTGTCGAATACTTGATTGAGGAATTGGGACTTGATGTCAATACCAAAGATGAAAAAG GTGAATCTCCAATGTTACTTGCAACAATAGGTGGGAATATGAACACTGTTGATTACCTACTTAAAAAGGGTGCTGATCTTAAGATGGCGAACAACGTTGGTTATAGTCCTTTGCATTGGGCTGCTAAAAAAG GATACACAGAGATACTTACCAGATTACTTTCAAGAGGTGCTGATGTGAATGTTCTAAGTGATAACGGCACACCCCTACGTGAGGCTTCGGGCCAACCCGAGGCGGTGAAAATTTTGTTGGACCATAATGCAAAT CCTAATTTGGTATCTAGCCGTTTATTGACACCACTGATGGGATCTATTGTATCCCTTCTACCCCAATCATTACGATGCGTTGAGCTTTTACTTGAG GCTGGTGCTGACCCAAATGTTGGATCATATGGAGAAACACCTCTTATAGCTGCAGCAAATGATGGATCAACAGAAATCATCAAGCGCTTAATTCAAGCTGGTGCTAATCCAGAAGTTACAAATTAT CTTGGACTCACCCCATTAGAAATTGCCGCACTCATTGGTAATCATCATGGTGTTGAGATTCTTTTCCCGGTTACTTCTCGTATTTCGGGATATATCGACTGGAGCGCTAGTGGAGTAATTGCACATGTACAGTCTGATCAAGCTAAAGAACAG AGGAAACTGAAAGCCAAGGAGAAGTTTCACGAGGCGAAGTTAAGCGGCACAGATGCATTTAAGAAACAGGACTATTTTAAGGCAATAGTTTGCTACTCGCAG GCAAATAATTTTGATCCGTATGACACAAATGTACTTTCTAACCGGAGTATGAGTTGGGCCCGCGTGAAAGAAGGGCAGAAGGCTTTAGAAGATGCCAATGAATGCATATTGCTAAGGCCAGATTGGCCCAAGGCATACTATAGGGCTGGTGTGGCATACAACTTACTAAAA AGGTACAGTGATGCAGAAAAAGCCTTCCTTGCCGGTTTGGAGTTGAGTCCTAATAATCAAGAACTCAAAGATGCATACAG GAAAGCTGTTGAAGCTCAGAAATGA